The Mycobacterium sp. 3519A genome contains a region encoding:
- a CDS encoding Rv1355c family protein, with translation MTSGIDDGQQCNGIVLSVGDPASDAMLAELRADRSTEFLDTAPLQLAALHRLRPAPSPEVAEEATRWVYYPWRRTVVSALGPKAFRLVRLDRNRNLITTDELDRLSRLRVGVVGLSVGHAIAYNLAVQGLCGELRLTDFDDVELSNLNRVPATLLDLGVNKAVVCARRIAELDPYLPVAVMTAGITAQTVDDFLDDIDILIEECDSLDAKVLVREAARARRLPVLMATSDRGLLDVERFDLDPARPIMHGLVGDLDASRLAGLSSKDKLPYALRMTDATRVSPRMAASLVEVGKTLSTWPQLASEVALNVAAVAEAVKRIGLRQPLPSGRVRIDTAAALDKLTEPVVAEPQPTDEPAIDVAPQGPAESITAAAARAPSGGNAQPWHIQAGADTLTIKLAPEHTTAMDVRYRASAVAVGAATFNARVAATAHGLVGDVNFQPGDEASPLIAVLHLAPGDDHELAPLYDAMLSRETNRHRGDRVPIAEHTVEALGTAARNEGARLEILSQTADLERAATILAAADRIRYLTPRLHAEMFAELRMPGDPSPDSGIDVRSLELDPADLVMLDILRRPEVMANLAAWNAGFALGDDTCQRVRECAALAVVSVDGHSLTDYARGGSAVESVWIAAQQHDLAVQPVSPPFLYAHDDEDLRVLSPAFAGELQDLQYNFRKLANTAAGESQVLVLRFSRAPRPSVASRRRGLH, from the coding sequence ATGACCTCTGGCATCGATGACGGCCAGCAGTGCAACGGAATAGTGCTCAGCGTCGGGGATCCGGCGTCCGATGCGATGCTGGCCGAACTTCGAGCCGACCGCAGTACCGAATTCCTCGACACCGCGCCGCTACAGTTGGCCGCGCTGCACCGGCTCAGGCCGGCACCGTCACCCGAGGTGGCCGAGGAGGCCACGAGGTGGGTCTACTATCCGTGGCGCAGGACCGTCGTCAGCGCGCTCGGGCCCAAGGCCTTCCGGCTGGTTCGCCTCGACCGCAACAGGAATCTGATCACGACCGACGAGCTTGACCGCCTCAGCCGGCTTCGCGTCGGCGTCGTCGGCCTCAGCGTCGGGCATGCGATCGCCTATAACCTTGCCGTACAAGGGCTTTGCGGGGAACTGCGACTCACCGACTTCGACGACGTCGAACTGTCGAACCTCAACCGCGTGCCCGCGACACTCCTCGACTTGGGAGTGAACAAGGCCGTCGTGTGCGCCAGGAGAATCGCCGAACTCGACCCGTATCTGCCTGTCGCGGTCATGACGGCAGGCATCACCGCGCAGACGGTCGACGATTTCCTCGACGACATCGACATCCTCATCGAGGAATGCGATTCGCTCGACGCGAAAGTCCTTGTCCGCGAAGCCGCCAGAGCACGACGCCTGCCGGTGCTGATGGCCACCAGCGACCGGGGCCTGCTGGACGTGGAGCGGTTCGACCTCGACCCGGCACGGCCCATCATGCACGGCCTGGTCGGTGATCTTGATGCCTCGCGACTTGCAGGCCTGAGCAGTAAGGACAAACTTCCGTATGCGCTTCGCATGACGGACGCCACCAGAGTCTCCCCGCGGATGGCGGCCTCACTCGTCGAGGTCGGTAAGACGCTGTCGACCTGGCCGCAACTCGCATCGGAAGTCGCGCTCAATGTCGCCGCGGTTGCCGAAGCGGTCAAACGGATCGGACTACGCCAGCCGTTGCCCTCCGGTCGCGTGCGCATCGACACCGCTGCAGCACTCGACAAGCTGACCGAACCGGTGGTTGCTGAACCGCAGCCAACCGACGAGCCTGCCATCGACGTTGCACCGCAAGGACCCGCCGAGAGCATCACCGCTGCTGCCGCCCGCGCACCCTCGGGCGGCAATGCCCAGCCATGGCACATCCAGGCGGGTGCCGACACGCTGACGATCAAACTGGCCCCCGAGCACACGACGGCGATGGACGTGCGTTACCGGGCCAGCGCCGTCGCGGTGGGGGCGGCGACCTTCAATGCACGCGTGGCTGCGACCGCGCACGGTCTGGTCGGCGATGTGAACTTTCAACCCGGTGACGAGGCGTCGCCACTGATCGCGGTTCTCCATCTCGCGCCGGGTGACGACCACGAACTCGCACCGCTCTACGACGCCATGTTGAGCAGGGAGACGAACCGGCACCGCGGCGATCGCGTGCCCATCGCCGAGCACACCGTCGAAGCGCTCGGGACGGCCGCCCGAAACGAAGGTGCGCGCCTCGAAATCCTCAGCCAGACAGCAGACCTCGAACGAGCCGCGACCATCCTCGCCGCCGCCGACCGCATCCGGTACCTGACGCCACGGTTGCACGCGGAGATGTTCGCGGAACTGCGCATGCCGGGTGATCCGTCGCCGGACTCCGGTATCGATGTCCGCAGCCTCGAACTGGACCCCGCGGATCTGGTCATGCTCGACATCCTGCGGCGGCCGGAGGTGATGGCCAACCTCGCGGCGTGGAACGCCGGATTCGCGTTGGGCGACGACACCTGTCAGCGCGTGCGCGAGTGCGCCGCGCTCGCCGTGGTGTCCGTGGATGGCCACAGCCTGACCGATTATGCGCGCGGCGGATCGGCCGTCGAATCGGTGTGGATTGCAGCACAACAGCACGACCTTGCCGTTCAACCGGTTTCGCCACCGTTTCTCTATGCGCACGATGACGAGGACCTCCGCGTGCTGTCCCCCGCTTTCGCCGGGGAGCTTCAAGATCTGCAATACAATTTCCGCAAGCTGGCCAACACCGCGGCGGGCGAGTCACAGGTGTTGGTACTCAGGTTCAGTCGCGCACCGCGACCGTCGGTGGCAAGCCGGCGACGCGGGCTGCATTAA